In Euphorbia lathyris chromosome 9, ddEupLath1.1, whole genome shotgun sequence, the following are encoded in one genomic region:
- the LOC136205975 gene encoding mitogen-activated protein kinase kinase kinase 20-like produces MERKFHYEQSNGVEEADSGLYNHGVEWHRGSLIGKGGFGSVYIAELKNPNLRNEVFPELMAIKSAEISASSSLQKEKQVLDDLRCCPYIIDCYGEETTTTKNGKMIYNLILEYASEGTLASLIKQSGGRGLPESDVRSYTRCILKGIDYIHSNGYVHCDLKPANVLLVYYENWENFVPKIGDFGLAKRFVKTKKTNLGGTPLYIVPETVIDGIQEYPCDIWALGCIVLEMLTGKKVWNPKRDMKNDEIFEKISNHYELPKIPPQISEEAKDFLKRCFVRNPTLRFTAGLLLIHPFVYDDEIGENSNEEKVNFQNEE; encoded by the coding sequence ATGGAGAGGAAGTTCCATTATGAGCAATCAAATGGAGTAGAAGAAGCAGACTCGGGCTTGTATAATCATGGAGTAGAGTGGCACAGAGGGTCATTGATTGGAAAAGGAGGGTTCGGGTCTGTTTATATAGCGGAGTTGAAAAACCCAAATTTAAGAAACGAAGTTTTTCCAGAGTTAATGGCGATCAAATCAGCCGAGATTTCTGCATCAAGTTCACTTCAGAAGGAGAAACAAGTACTCGACGATCTTCGTTGTTGTCCTTATATCATCGATTGTTATGGTGAAGAAACTACTACAACTAAGAACGGTAAGATGATTTACAATTTAATACTTGAATATGCTTCTGAAGGAACCCTAGCTTCTCTTATTAAGCAATCGGGGGGTCGTGGATTGCCTGAATCAGATGTGAGGAGCTATACAAGATGCATTCTTAAAGGAATTGATTATATCCATAGCAATGGATATGTGCATTGTGATTTGAAGCCTGCTAATGTGTTGCTTGTATATTATGAAAATTGGGAAAACTTTGTCCCTAAAATTGGGGATTTTGGATTGGCCAAAAGATTTGTGAAGACTAAAAAGACTAATTTAGGAGGgactcctttatatatagtGCCAGAGACTGTAATTGATGGGATTCAAGAGTATCCATGTGATATTTGGGCGCTTGGGTGCATTGTTTTGGAGATGTTAACTGGGAAAAAGGTTTGGAATCCAAAACGAGACatgaaaaatgatgaaatttttGAAAAGATTAGTAACCATTATGAATTGCCTAAGATTCCTCCACAAATTTCAGAGGAAGCCAAAGATTTTCTGAAACGGTGTTTTGTGAGAAACCCTACGTTGAGGTTCACTGCTGGATTGCTATTGATTCATCCTTTCGTATACGATGATGAAATTGGAGAAAATTCGAATGAAGAAAAGGTGAATTTCCAAAACGAGGAGTAA